The Agromyces mangrovi genome contains a region encoding:
- a CDS encoding DUF1269 domain-containing protein: MGTENLAIVVGSYDDASAASDDYRALRNGQDSGGYEIRGAVVLTRDKDGGVRVEEHGDKTVGHGAAWGAGAGVVVGLFAPPLLAATAVGAGIGAILGKIRKNRDEKQFGVDVDEYLAPGTSAVVAVVDDKWADKVEKALIRSEKRINKAIDSDDYEKLRKAIDDSADDIVEQLNA, from the coding sequence ATGGGTACGGAGAACCTCGCGATCGTGGTCGGCTCGTACGACGATGCATCCGCTGCATCGGACGACTACCGGGCGCTTCGCAACGGGCAGGACTCGGGCGGCTACGAGATCAGGGGCGCGGTCGTGCTCACCCGCGACAAGGACGGCGGGGTGCGGGTCGAGGAACACGGTGACAAGACGGTCGGTCACGGCGCGGCCTGGGGTGCCGGCGCAGGAGTCGTGGTGGGCCTGTTCGCGCCGCCGCTGCTCGCGGCGACGGCGGTGGGCGCCGGCATCGGCGCGATCCTCGGCAAGATCCGGAAGAACCGCGACGAGAAGCAGTTCGGCGTCGACGTCGACGAGTACCTCGCGCCGGGCACGTCCGCGGTCGTCGCCGTGGTCGACGACAAGTGGGCCGACAAGGTCGAGAAGGCGCTCATCCGCTCCGAGAAGCGCATCAACAAGGCGATCGACTCGGACGACTACGAGAAGCTTCGCAAGGCGATCGACGACTCGGCCGACGACATCGTCGAGCAGCTGAACGCGTAG
- a CDS encoding DUF433 domain-containing protein, whose amino-acid sequence MSLLERIVVDPDVVHGRPAIRGTRVRVSDVLALLAAGAPESEILEDYPYLTAEDIRACLEYAAAQADHTIVLAS is encoded by the coding sequence ATGTCACTGCTCGAGCGCATCGTCGTGGACCCCGATGTCGTCCACGGTCGCCCGGCGATCCGCGGGACGAGGGTGCGCGTGTCGGACGTCCTTGCGCTCCTCGCCGCCGGCGCGCCGGAGTCGGAGATTCTCGAGGACTACCCGTACCTGACCGCCGAGGACATTCGTGCGTGTCTCGAGTACGCCGCCGCGCAGGCCGACCACACGATCGTGCTCGCGTCCTGA
- a CDS encoding NAD(P)H-binding protein: MRIVIAGGHGQIALLLERRLADAGHEPVALIRNPSHESDVVAAGAQPVLLDLESTDADALARVLAGADAAVFAAGAGPGSTPERKGTVDRDASVLLADAAVQAGVPRLVQISAMSADRYEADSDDIFQIYLRAKSEADARLRETSLEWTIVRPGRLTNEPATGAVTIGESVSYGEIPRDDVAAVIAELLVSGAGVRWQFDLVSGDTTVGEAVGALR; encoded by the coding sequence ATGCGCATCGTCATCGCCGGCGGCCACGGCCAGATCGCCCTGCTCCTCGAGCGTCGTCTCGCGGACGCCGGGCACGAGCCGGTCGCCCTCATCCGCAACCCGTCGCACGAGTCCGATGTCGTGGCCGCGGGCGCCCAGCCCGTGCTGCTCGACCTCGAGTCCACCGACGCCGACGCGCTCGCGCGCGTGCTCGCGGGCGCCGACGCCGCGGTCTTCGCGGCGGGCGCCGGCCCCGGCAGCACGCCCGAGCGCAAGGGCACCGTCGACCGCGACGCATCCGTGCTGCTCGCCGACGCCGCCGTGCAGGCCGGCGTGCCCCGCCTCGTGCAGATCTCGGCCATGAGCGCGGACCGCTACGAGGCCGACTCCGACGACATCTTCCAGATCTACCTGCGGGCCAAGAGCGAGGCGGATGCCCGGCTGCGCGAGACCTCGCTCGAGTGGACCATCGTGCGCCCCGGGCGCCTGACCAACGAGCCCGCGACGGGTGCGGTGACGATCGGCGAGTCGGTCTCGTACGGGGAGATTCCGCGCGACGACGTGGCCGCCGTCATCGCCGAGCTGCTCGTGTCGGGCGCGGGCGTGCGCTGGCAGTTCGACCTCGTGTCGGGCGACACCACGGTGGGCGAGGCGGTGGGCGCGCTGCGATAG